The following proteins come from a genomic window of Anomalospiza imberbis isolate Cuckoo-Finch-1a 21T00152 unplaced genomic scaffold, ASM3175350v1 scaffold_51, whole genome shotgun sequence:
- the LOC137467051 gene encoding uncharacterized protein, translating into MWSLTESLVELLWDADGEIVSMTVRLLSFIFWDKAMLIPSPIALQLVEALLPLFDHDNSHVQLLSILLFQTLVSLPLEKEEKALKTHVRQSLLPLFFHCHDENQHVAQVSQETLLCVAEFLKRRDLQKLVKNKKLWKFTECLLADDRSRAAEHLRRALQYLDSPQQSLREEAIRFIGMAGQHLRGKKEELQLICEALEGMADDISVAVGSLAIQTLYVLQAVERARYSIFDSLHDQLHRAWRTRPRLSGLSWLHCWSSAES; encoded by the exons atgtggagcctgactgaaagtcttgtggagctcctgtgggacgcagatggagagatagtcagcatgacagtcaggctcctcagctttatcttctgggacaaggccatgctgatacccagccccatcgcactgcagctggttgaggcgctcctgccactctttgaccac gacaatagccatgtgcagctgctctccatactgctcttccaaacattggtgtctcttccactggaaaaggaagaaaaggccctgaagacacacgtgcgccagagcctgctgccactcttcttccactgccatgatgagaatcagcatgtggcacag gtttctcaggaaacgctgctttgtgtggctgagttcctgaagaggagggatcttcaaaaactggtgaagaacaagaagctgtggaagttcaccgagtgcctg ctggccgacgacaggagccgagcggccgagcacctgcgccgggccctgcagtacctggacagcccgcagcagtccctgcgagaggaggccatcaggttcatcg ggatggccgggcagcacctcagggggaagaaggaagagctccagctcatctgtgagg cccttgaaggcatggcagatgacatcagcgtcgccgtcggaagcctggcaattcaaacactgtacgtcctccaggcagtagagagagctcgatattccatcttcgacagcctgcatgatcagctccacagggcatggaggacacggcctcgtctctcagggctcagctggctgcactgctggagctctgcagagagctga
- the LOC137467054 gene encoding maestro heat-like repeat-containing protein family member 9, whose amino-acid sequence MLVEEGFCNPKQVPAMVRYIHQWLMANQFAEHRLNRALLDLTKEQPADVVMTLLRVAPSCDRAALTMWKSIMCSPRTAEPAQLILLDVLGSWPEHSTCTSDGDKTGVFVLAATVVMWKILQMPCVPHVVTVYFPRLFVHLLFQVFFSTLDVPAEVDTFWKGCQQQYGLATNPNRCSMPVLLSLPGAQGRSQCSQRDLGFALHAGLQCGP is encoded by the exons atgctcgtagaggaggggttttgcaatccaaagcaa gtgcctgccatggtgaggtacatccaccagtggctcatggccaatcagtttgctgagcacaggctgaacagggccctgctggatctcaccaaagagcagcctgctgacgtagtaatgacgctcctgcgtgtggccccatcctgtgacag agctgctttgaccatgtggaagagcatcatgtgctcgcccaggactgcggagccggcgcagctgatactcctcgatgtgctggggagctggccagagcacagcacgtgcacctccgatggggacaaaacgggtgtctttgtcctggct gcaactgtggtgatgtggaagatcctccagatgccctgtgtcccacatgtagtgaccgtgtatttcccccgcctctttgtgcatctgctcttccaagtgttcttcagcacgttggatgtgccagcggaggtcgataccttctggaagggatgccagcagcaatacggccttgccaccaaccccaacaggtgctccatgccagtcctcctgtccctgccaggtgcccagggcaggagccagtgctcccagcgtgacctgggctttgctctgcatgcaggtttgcagtgcggaccctga